Below is a genomic region from Mycolicibacter hiberniae.
GTCGATGGCCTCCTGCTTGAGCTCACCGGCCGACACCGCCTGCTCCAACCGATCGAGCACCGCCGGCACCTCGTCGGTGGTGACCCACAGCGCCACGTCGACACCGGCCGCAAGGCTGCGCAGCACCGCCTCGGCGACCCCGTAGTGCTCGGTGATCGCCGCCATCGACGACAGATCGTCGCTGAACACCGGACCGTCGAAAGCCGGTGCGCGATAACCGGTGCCGGTGCGCAGCAGCTCGACGGCCGCCGGGCTCAGGCTGGCCGGGTCCTCGGTGAGCCCGGGGACCTCCAGGTGGCCCATCATGACCGCTACCGGGGCCTGGGTCACTAGCGTGCGGTAGGGAATCAGGTCGTTCTCCTGCAACTGCGGCAGGTCCGGCGTGATCACCACGCCGGCGGTGTGCGAGTCGCCGGAGCCGTGGCCGTGGCCGGGGAAGTGTTTGAGCACCGGCAGCAGCCCGGCGTCCCGCAATCCCTGGGCGTATGCGCCGGCGTACTCGGTGACCTTGGCCGGGTCCGCCCCGAAGGACCGGTCACCGATCACGGTGTCGTCATCGGTGTCGGCGTCCACGACGTCGACCACCGGCGCGAAGTCGACGGTGATGCCCAGCTCGGCCATCTTGCGGCCGCGCTGCGCCGCCAGCTCGCGGACCTGCTCGGCGCTGTTGGTCTGCGCGAGTTCCTTGGCCGACGGCGACGATCCGATCAGCGACGACAGCCGCGACACCCGACCGCCCTCCTCGTCCACGCTGACCGCCAGCGGCAGCGGGCCGGTGGGGGCCTGGCTCTCCTTGATCTCCTTCAGCGAACCATCGGTGAGGATGGACAACTCAGTCCAGCTGCCGATGAAGATGCCGCCGACGTGGTGATCGGTGACGACCGCGCGGGCGTCGGCCGCGTCGCGGATGCCCACCATCACCAGCTGCGCCAGCTTGTCGCGCACCGACAGGGCGGACAGCTGCTCACACACCGGGTCCGCTGCCGGGGAGGCGGCCGTCGGGGCGGCCTCAGACGACGGCGCGGGCGTCTCGTCGCGGTGCGAGCACGACGTGACAAGTGCCGGCAGCGCTACGGCGGCCAGCAACAGACCGGGCAGTTGTCGAGTCAGCGTTCCAGGCATCGCACCATGCTGTCACGGGCGGAACAACCGGGCACACAAGGCCCACATGCTAGTTTGGCGGGCGGGGGCCAGCGGGGGTGATGGCCCCGACGAACACGTCACGAGAGTGCAGAAGGAGCCTGACCATGCCTCGGTTCGTGGTACCGGCCGCCATCAGCATCGTCGTGGGGGTGTTACTCGGTGCCGCCGCCGTCTTCGGGGTCACGCTCATGGTGCAGCAGGACACCAAGCCGCAGATCGCTGGAGGGGACCCGCAGTCTTCGGTGCTGAACAGGGTTGAATACGGCAACCGCGGCTGACCTGCGCTCGCCGGCAACGCTCGACCAACTGCCGGCAACGTCGCAGGCGCTGACTCCGCTGTCCCGGCGCTGGCTCTGGCTGGTGGGAGCCGCCGCGCTGGCCTGCAGCATGCTGCAGGCGCCCGGGCGGATCTCGCCGGACACCAAGCTTGATCTCACACTGGCTCCGCTGCGGTTCCTGGCGCGGGCCGCCAACCTGTGGAGCAGTGAGCTGCCGTTCGGCCAGGT
It encodes:
- a CDS encoding glycoside hydrolase family 3 N-terminal domain-containing protein — encoded protein: MPGTLTRQLPGLLLAAVALPALVTSCSHRDETPAPSSEAAPTAASPAADPVCEQLSALSVRDKLAQLVMVGIRDAADARAVVTDHHVGGIFIGSWTELSILTDGSLKEIKESQAPTGPLPLAVSVDEEGGRVSRLSSLIGSSPSAKELAQTNSAEQVRELAAQRGRKMAELGITVDFAPVVDVVDADTDDDTVIGDRSFGADPAKVTEYAGAYAQGLRDAGLLPVLKHFPGHGHGSGDSHTAGVVITPDLPQLQENDLIPYRTLVTQAPVAVMMGHLEVPGLTEDPASLSPAAVELLRTGTGYRAPAFDGPVFSDDLSSMAAITEHYGVAEAVLRSLAAGVDVALWVTTDEVPAVLDRLEQAVSAGELKQEAIDASLARVAAVKRPGTHCHG
- a CDS encoding DUF2613 domain-containing protein, with the protein product MPRFVVPAAISIVVGVLLGAAAVFGVTLMVQQDTKPQIAGGDPQSSVLNRVEYGNRG